A single genomic interval of Lacrimispora sphenoides JCM 1415 harbors:
- the nirJ2 gene encoding putative heme d1 biosynthesis radical SAM protein NirJ2 — MIVSWMTTNQCNLKCKHCYQDAGSKKADELTTEEAKRLIDEIARAGFRIMIFSGGEPLMRPDIYTLVSYAAGAGLRPVFGTNGMLITEEAAKNLKKCKAAVMGISLDSLDEQKHNRFRGDENAYRLTLEGIENCKKAGLPFQIHTTVMDWNQEEVEDIIDFSVKSGAVANYLFFLIPVGRGKYLEETSLKVIEYERLLQIIMKKQKEVPIDIKPTCAPQFTRVAKEMEVDTRFTRGCLAGLSYCVVSPVGKVRPCAYMVEEAGDVRKEPFDEIWKNSSLFKTLRTRNYKGTCRDCIYEEECGGCRARAGYYHDGDYMAEDSYCAYGKQLCKEGALIN, encoded by the coding sequence ATGATCGTTTCGTGGATGACAACAAACCAGTGTAATCTTAAGTGCAAACATTGTTACCAGGATGCCGGCAGTAAAAAGGCAGATGAATTAACAACGGAAGAAGCCAAAAGGCTGATCGATGAAATCGCCAGGGCTGGTTTTCGCATTATGATATTCAGCGGAGGGGAACCGTTAATGCGCCCGGATATCTATACCCTGGTATCCTATGCTGCCGGTGCGGGCCTTCGGCCTGTTTTTGGCACCAACGGTATGCTGATTACGGAGGAAGCGGCTAAGAATTTAAAGAAATGCAAAGCTGCAGTCATGGGGATCAGCCTTGACAGCCTGGATGAACAAAAACATAACAGATTCAGGGGAGATGAAAATGCATACCGGCTGACTTTAGAGGGAATCGAAAATTGTAAAAAAGCCGGCCTGCCCTTTCAGATACATACTACGGTCATGGACTGGAATCAGGAGGAAGTGGAAGATATTATTGACTTCAGCGTGAAATCAGGCGCTGTAGCCAATTACCTGTTTTTTCTGATTCCGGTTGGCAGAGGGAAATATTTAGAAGAAACCTCGCTGAAAGTCATAGAGTACGAAAGGCTTCTGCAGATTATCATGAAGAAGCAGAAGGAAGTTCCCATTGATATCAAACCCACCTGTGCCCCTCAATTTACAAGAGTGGCAAAGGAGATGGAGGTTGATACCCGTTTTACCAGAGGCTGCCTGGCCGGACTTTCCTACTGCGTGGTAAGCCCTGTTGGAAAGGTCCGCCCCTGTGCCTATATGGTTGAGGAAGCAGGAGATGTCCGCAAAGAACCGTTTGATGAAATATGGAAAAACAGCAGCCTGTTTAAAACCCTGCGCACCCGGAATTACAAGGGGACATGCCGTGACTGTATTTACGAAGAAGAGTGCGGAGGCTGCCGTGCGAGGGCAGGATATTATCATGACGGCGATTATATGGCAGAAGACAGCTATTGCGCTTACGGAAAACAATTATGCAAAGAAGGTGCCTTAATAAATTGA
- a CDS encoding ABC transporter substrate-binding protein — protein MIVNMLAGCGKKTGEPAADMPEGYCFTDALGQEVTVRKTERVVALMGSFAEVWLSAGGSLAGVTDDAFDERGLELSEETVSVGKYNNPNVEKIIALNPDLVLLSSETKEHAALKEVLKQVGITAAYFKVTYFDDYLSMLKTCTEITGREELYEKNGLAVKTEIEEILDRAKAEEPPTVLLLITYSGGAVAQNSKTMTGNMLNDLGCKNIADENQSLLKEFNMESIVKEDPDYIFVIPMGNDDTLAMKNLKESIEKNPAWNGLSAVKNNRYILLPKGKFLYKPNEKWAESYQYLTEILYGKK, from the coding sequence ATGATAGTAAATATGCTTGCCGGGTGCGGCAAAAAGACAGGGGAACCGGCTGCCGACATGCCGGAGGGATACTGCTTTACCGATGCCCTTGGGCAGGAGGTGACGGTCAGGAAAACGGAGCGTGTGGTGGCGTTAATGGGGAGCTTTGCAGAAGTCTGGCTGTCAGCCGGAGGCAGTCTGGCCGGTGTTACGGATGATGCATTTGATGAAAGAGGACTGGAGCTTTCGGAGGAAACTGTATCCGTGGGGAAATATAACAATCCCAATGTAGAAAAAATCATAGCCTTAAACCCGGATCTGGTTCTATTGTCATCAGAAACCAAGGAGCATGCAGCGCTTAAAGAGGTTTTAAAACAAGTAGGTATTACGGCTGCCTATTTTAAAGTCACATATTTTGATGACTACCTGTCCATGCTTAAGACCTGTACGGAAATAACCGGAAGAGAAGAGCTGTATGAAAAAAATGGGCTGGCTGTAAAAACAGAGATTGAAGAAATCCTCGACAGGGCAAAAGCTGAGGAGCCTCCCACTGTTTTACTTCTCATTACATATTCCGGCGGAGCGGTGGCGCAAAATTCCAAGACCATGACAGGAAACATGTTAAATGATCTGGGTTGTAAAAACATAGCTGACGAGAATCAGAGCCTGTTAAAGGAGTTTAACATGGAGAGCATCGTAAAAGAAGATCCGGATTATATTTTTGTGATCCCCATGGGAAATGACGATACCCTTGCCATGAAGAATTTAAAGGAAAGCATTGAAAAGAATCCGGCATGGAATGGCCTTTCCGCCGTTAAAAATAACCGTTATATTCTTTTGCCAAAGGGAAAATTCCTTTATAAACCCAATGAAAAATGGGCGGAAAGCTATCAATACCTTACGGAGATTCTATATGGGAAGAAATAA
- a CDS encoding FecCD family ABC transporter permease has translation MGRNNKARLLILLSSAGLAVSVLLGLCLGTSNIRPTVLVATLFAGEPDDFLYRILLTVRLPRVTAALLAGSALAVSGAIIQSVLNNPLASPNIIGVNAGAGLFVLLASAFLPADPLLLPLSAFSGALLACMLVLAITMTGRLSRVLLVLTGFAVNSIFSAGMNTIMILYPDAYVGAGNFLVGGLSSVTSNVLVYPSVFIAAGFILALLCSKGLNILNLGADSAKTLGMNVNACRCAYLAIAAILAGAAVSFAGMIGFVGLLVPHGVKLMIGQDNRYVIPASALTGGVFVILCDLLARTLFLPYELPVGILMSLMGGPFFLYLILKNRRKE, from the coding sequence ATGGGAAGAAATAATAAGGCGAGGCTGCTTATCCTCTTATCATCTGCGGGGCTTGCAGTTTCGGTTTTGCTGGGATTATGCCTGGGAACCAGTAACATCCGGCCAACTGTTCTCGTAGCTACCCTGTTTGCAGGAGAGCCTGATGATTTTTTATATCGGATTCTTCTTACAGTCCGCCTGCCAAGGGTCACAGCAGCCTTGCTTGCAGGAAGCGCGCTTGCAGTATCCGGTGCGATCATTCAGTCCGTGTTAAACAATCCTCTGGCAAGTCCTAATATCATAGGAGTGAATGCAGGAGCCGGACTTTTTGTTTTGCTGGCATCTGCATTTCTTCCGGCAGACCCGCTCCTCCTGCCTTTGTCGGCGTTTTCCGGTGCCCTCCTTGCCTGTATGCTGGTTCTTGCCATTACCATGACCGGAAGATTGTCAAGGGTTCTGTTGGTTTTGACAGGCTTTGCGGTAAACAGTATTTTCAGCGCAGGAATGAATACGATTATGATTTTATATCCCGATGCCTACGTAGGGGCAGGAAATTTTCTGGTGGGAGGACTTTCCTCTGTTACTTCAAATGTACTTGTCTATCCTTCGGTTTTTATAGCTGCAGGCTTTATTCTGGCACTGCTTTGCTCCAAGGGTTTAAACATTTTAAATCTTGGGGCAGACAGTGCAAAAACCCTGGGAATGAATGTAAATGCCTGCCGATGTGCCTATTTGGCCATTGCAGCCATACTTGCAGGCGCGGCGGTCAGCTTTGCCGGGATGATCGGTTTTGTGGGCCTTCTGGTTCCTCATGGGGTGAAATTAATGATCGGTCAGGACAACCGGTATGTCATACCCGCAAGCGCTCTGACAGGTGGTGTCTTCGTAATTTTGTGTGATCTGCTTGCCAGAACCTTATTCCTGCCCTATGAGCTGCCGGTGGGTATTTTGATGTCCTTGATGGGAGGACCGTTTTTTCTTTATCTGATTCTAAAAAACAGGCGGAAGGAATGA
- a CDS encoding ABC transporter ATP-binding protein: MMEIMIRLEDVTYSYNRQPLIHGLDLTFEKGKITTIVGPNGCGKSTVIKLSSRLLHPDQGKVFLENKEIGVMKRKEFARSVSVLLQSSHIPDMAVEDAVMSGRYPHQSPISFSSAEDKRLTEYAMEMTYCQSLRNKNMCQLSGGERQRVFLAMVLAQDTPVIILDEPTTYLDINVSYEIMELINSLNRKLGKTIVLVLHDLNLALNYSDRLAVMENGKVVAYEEASDHRVHRCISDIFKVDIRRLMEKEKSYYYSFKI, from the coding sequence ATGATGGAAATTATGATCAGGCTTGAGGATGTGACTTATTCTTATAACAGGCAGCCGCTGATCCATGGGCTGGATTTAACGTTTGAAAAAGGAAAGATAACCACCATCGTCGGGCCCAATGGATGTGGAAAAAGTACGGTGATAAAGCTTTCTTCCCGTCTGTTGCATCCGGATCAGGGAAAGGTATTTTTAGAGAATAAAGAGATCGGCGTTATGAAACGAAAGGAGTTTGCCAGGAGTGTATCTGTGCTGCTTCAAAGCAGCCACATACCGGATATGGCAGTGGAAGATGCGGTAATGTCAGGAAGATATCCACATCAGTCTCCAATCAGTTTCTCTTCTGCCGAGGATAAACGGCTGACGGAATATGCCATGGAAATGACATACTGCCAGTCTCTGAGAAATAAAAATATGTGCCAGCTTTCCGGAGGAGAGCGCCAGCGTGTCTTTCTTGCCATGGTACTGGCTCAGGATACGCCGGTTATTATTCTGGATGAACCCACAACATATCTTGATATTAATGTCTCCTATGAAATTATGGAGCTTATAAACAGTTTAAACAGGAAGCTTGGAAAAACCATTGTGCTGGTTTTGCATGATCTTAATCTGGCTCTTAATTACTCAGACCGTCTGGCTGTGATGGAAAATGGAAAGGTGGTCGCCTATGAGGAAGCATCGGACCACAGAGTTCATCGCTGCATCAGTGATATCTTTAAGGTGGATATCCGGCGGCTGATGGAAAAGGAAAAGTCTTATTATTATTCCTTTAAAATATAA
- a CDS encoding AraC family transcriptional regulator — protein sequence MRTVYTDLNIKITINDTTFLVLNIVFERFLRSMPRHSHGNNSYEIHYIPYGHGTVYIDDQVYDITPNTLYMTGPHVEHEQIPIKNDPMTEYCIYFKLRNSGSGNLGTETVAYKFQHTHFWFGQDTQELYPLMQQIFFELEHRYTGYMIQVETLLQQCVVKIVRNYENRRQSKVHFSPSNLVDSKYIIVEESFLYEYETLTLESLAARLGLSIRQTERFLKEYYGKTFLQKKTEAKMSMAKIYLNDAGLNISEIADRLNYSSVQHFSYAFKQYYGISASIYRKNCQ from the coding sequence ATGAGAACGGTATATACTGATCTGAATATTAAGATTACAATCAATGATACAACATTCCTTGTCCTGAACATTGTGTTCGAGCGATTTCTCCGTTCCATGCCCAGGCACAGCCACGGGAACAACAGCTACGAGATCCATTACATTCCCTATGGTCACGGAACTGTCTATATTGATGACCAGGTTTATGACATTACCCCTAATACCCTTTACATGACCGGTCCCCATGTGGAGCATGAACAGATCCCCATTAAAAATGATCCAATGACAGAGTATTGCATCTATTTTAAGCTTCGGAATTCCGGTTCCGGAAATCTGGGAACGGAAACCGTGGCATATAAATTCCAGCATACCCATTTCTGGTTCGGTCAGGATACCCAGGAGCTATATCCGCTGATGCAGCAGATTTTCTTTGAACTGGAGCACCGGTATACCGGTTACATGATTCAGGTAGAAACCCTGCTTCAGCAGTGTGTGGTGAAAATTGTCCGCAACTATGAAAACAGGCGGCAATCGAAGGTACATTTTTCTCCGTCCAATCTGGTGGACAGCAAATATATCATTGTTGAGGAAAGTTTTCTTTATGAATATGAGACCCTTACTTTAGAAAGCCTGGCCGCACGCCTTGGCTTAAGCATCCGGCAGACAGAACGATTTTTAAAAGAATACTATGGAAAGACATTTCTTCAGAAAAAAACTGAGGCAAAGATGTCCATGGCAAAAATTTATCTGAACGACGCCGGCTTAAACATTTCAGAGATTGCCGACCGGCTCAATTATTCATCTGTTCAGCATTTCTCTTATGCATTTAAGCAGTATTACGGAATTTCAGCTAGCATTTATCGGAAAAATTGTCAATAA
- a CDS encoding class II fructose-bisphosphate aldolase has protein sequence MALVTSKQMLLDAQKGGYAVGAFNVENMEMVKAVIAAAKELQAPVMLQTTPSTVKYGTLKTYQALVAAEAEKAGIPVCLHLDHGSSFELAVRAIQAGYTSVMIDGSHEDFEQNIALTKKVTEVAKACGVTVEAELGKVGGKEDDLEAEGDTNTDPAEAREFVERTGVDSLAIAIGTAHGFYADTPVLDKERVSEVKSLVSIPLVLHGASGLRDEDIRECVQRGMCKVNFATELRVAYTDAGKKLIAENPDMFDPKKLGGVGMEAVKELVKNRILVCGCDHKAK, from the coding sequence ATGGCATTAGTTACGTCGAAACAGATGCTGCTGGATGCACAGAAGGGTGGATACGCAGTAGGGGCATTTAATGTGGAAAATATGGAGATGGTAAAGGCAGTCATTGCCGCAGCCAAGGAGCTGCAGGCTCCGGTGATGCTTCAGACCACACCGTCTACTGTAAAGTATGGAACCTTAAAAACATATCAGGCCCTGGTAGCTGCGGAGGCAGAAAAGGCCGGTATTCCGGTATGCCTCCATCTGGATCATGGAAGCAGCTTTGAGCTTGCAGTGCGGGCCATCCAAGCAGGTTATACATCGGTCATGATCGATGGCTCCCATGAGGACTTTGAACAGAATATCGCCCTTACGAAAAAGGTGACAGAAGTTGCAAAAGCATGCGGTGTTACGGTGGAAGCAGAGCTGGGTAAGGTAGGCGGAAAGGAAGATGATCTGGAAGCCGAGGGAGATACGAATACCGACCCGGCAGAGGCCAGGGAGTTCGTTGAACGCACGGGGGTGGATTCATTGGCAATAGCCATTGGAACGGCCCATGGATTCTATGCAGATACGCCTGTCCTTGACAAAGAGAGAGTTTCGGAGGTTAAGTCGCTGGTTTCAATCCCACTGGTACTTCATGGTGCGTCTGGCTTAAGAGACGAGGATATCCGGGAGTGTGTGCAGAGAGGCATGTGTAAGGTGAATTTTGCAACAGAACTGCGAGTTGCCTACACAGATGCAGGAAAGAAGCTGATTGCAGAAAATCCGGATATGTTTGATCCCAAAAAACTGGGAGGCGTTGGAATGGAAGCCGTAAAGGAACTTGTAAAAAACCGCATCCTGGTTTGCGGATGCGACCATAAGGCAAAATAG
- the xylB gene encoding xylulokinase produces MGPYLLGIDIGTSACKVALFDQGGNVISSASEEYEVSYPKPGWAEQNPEDWWTGICRGIKGVLEQSKIPAGQIAGIGIDGQSWAAVAVDREGNVLADTPIWMDTRADDICKELNDRVGEKRIFEISGNSLQPSYTTPKIIWYQRNLPQVYERTYKILQSNSYIACKLTGKMTQDVSQGYGLHCFDMHTGTWNREMCEAFGIPEGLLPEIYSCHEVIGTVTDHAAAQSGLAAGTPVVAGGLDAACGTLGAGVIHSGETQEQGGQAGGMSICMDQYKADMRLILGYHVIPGMWLLQGGTTGGGGVMRWLERELADYEREEGRRCGRSSLELLNDLAQETAPGSDGLIFLPYMAGERSPIWNPKAKGVYYGLDFSKTKGHLIRAAMEGVAMSLKHNLEVAEHAGAKVSVLRAMGGSANSLLWTQIKSDVTGKPIAVPSSDTATTLGAAILAGVGVGIYGSFEDAVKITVKNKRYHVPNQDNREVYDRNYRNYLEIYDSLQTIMEK; encoded by the coding sequence ATGGGACCATATTTATTGGGAATCGATATCGGTACGAGCGCCTGCAAGGTGGCTCTTTTTGACCAGGGAGGAAACGTCATTTCCTCTGCCAGCGAAGAATATGAGGTTTCTTATCCAAAGCCAGGCTGGGCGGAGCAGAACCCGGAGGACTGGTGGACAGGGATTTGCCGTGGGATAAAAGGGGTATTGGAACAATCCAAAATCCCGGCAGGGCAAATTGCCGGAATCGGAATCGACGGGCAGAGCTGGGCGGCAGTAGCGGTCGACCGGGAAGGAAATGTTCTGGCTGATACGCCAATCTGGATGGATACCAGAGCAGACGATATCTGCAAGGAATTAAATGACAGGGTGGGAGAAAAAAGGATCTTTGAAATTTCCGGCAATTCTCTTCAGCCATCCTATACCACACCTAAAATCATCTGGTATCAGAGAAATCTTCCTCAGGTGTATGAGCGTACATATAAAATTCTCCAGTCTAACAGCTACATCGCATGTAAGCTGACTGGAAAGATGACACAGGATGTCTCTCAGGGATACGGACTGCATTGCTTTGATATGCATACAGGCACCTGGAATCGGGAAATGTGTGAAGCGTTTGGCATCCCGGAAGGGCTCCTGCCTGAGATCTATTCCTGCCATGAAGTGATCGGAACAGTGACGGACCATGCAGCGGCACAATCCGGTCTCGCTGCCGGGACTCCTGTCGTGGCCGGGGGTCTTGATGCAGCCTGCGGAACCCTGGGCGCCGGTGTGATCCACTCAGGAGAAACTCAGGAACAGGGCGGGCAGGCAGGCGGAATGAGCATTTGTATGGATCAATATAAGGCAGATATGCGGCTGATTCTTGGTTACCATGTGATTCCCGGCATGTGGCTGCTTCAGGGAGGTACAACAGGCGGTGGCGGAGTGATGCGCTGGCTGGAGCGGGAATTGGCTGATTATGAAAGAGAAGAAGGCAGGCGCTGCGGCAGAAGCTCATTGGAATTGCTTAATGATCTGGCGCAGGAAACTGCTCCGGGAAGCGATGGATTGATTTTTCTGCCCTATATGGCAGGTGAGCGTTCCCCTATCTGGAACCCAAAGGCAAAGGGTGTTTATTATGGCCTGGATTTCAGCAAGACAAAAGGTCATTTAATCCGTGCAGCCATGGAAGGCGTTGCCATGTCCTTAAAGCATAATCTGGAGGTTGCCGAGCATGCAGGTGCTAAAGTGAGCGTACTAAGGGCAATGGGAGGTTCTGCAAATTCCCTTTTATGGACGCAAATCAAGTCGGATGTGACGGGAAAGCCCATTGCAGTTCCATCATCCGATACCGCCACTACCCTTGGTGCTGCCATCCTGGCTGGAGTAGGCGTAGGAATCTATGGGAGTTTTGAAGATGCGGTAAAGATAACCGTTAAAAATAAGCGCTACCATGTGCCAAATCAGGACAATCGGGAGGTATATGACCGGAATTACCGGAATTATCTGGAGATATACGACTCATTACAAACAATTATGGAAAAGTAG
- a CDS encoding galactitol-1-phosphate 5-dehydrogenase, with protein MKAAVVCANENVTYQDYEEPVAGPGLVKVRVKASGICGSDIPRVLHHGVHYYPIVLGHEFSGDVVEVGEGVKKIKVGDRVSGAPLLPCMKCDDCQNGNFSLCKHYSFIGSRQQGSNADYVVLPEQNAVVFDKSISYEQGAMFEPSTVALHGIFQNEYRGGEYVAVLGGGTIGMFTMQWAKIFGSRKVVVFDISHERLELAKRLGADETVNTTEDGHMEKAMAITEGKGFSYVFETAGQIPTMHMAFELAANKAHVCFVGTPHEELAFTPAMWENMNRKEFHLTGSWMSYSSPFPGKEWSLTAHYFATGQLKFDPGFIYKKVPMSQAQEAFQMFKIPGQVKGKVLLVNEE; from the coding sequence ATGAAAGCGGCAGTCGTTTGTGCAAATGAAAATGTAACATATCAGGATTATGAGGAACCGGTGGCAGGACCGGGACTGGTAAAGGTGAGAGTGAAAGCGTCCGGTATATGTGGTTCTGACATACCCAGAGTCCTGCATCATGGAGTTCACTATTATCCCATCGTGCTGGGACATGAATTTTCCGGTGATGTAGTGGAAGTAGGAGAGGGCGTTAAGAAAATCAAAGTCGGTGACAGAGTATCCGGTGCACCGTTGCTTCCCTGTATGAAATGTGATGATTGTCAGAATGGAAACTTTTCCCTCTGCAAGCATTATAGTTTTATCGGTTCCAGACAGCAGGGGAGCAATGCGGATTATGTAGTATTACCGGAGCAGAACGCGGTTGTGTTTGATAAGAGCATTTCCTATGAGCAGGGCGCCATGTTTGAACCATCCACGGTTGCCCTTCATGGGATTTTCCAGAATGAGTACAGGGGAGGTGAGTATGTTGCTGTTTTAGGCGGCGGAACCATAGGCATGTTTACGATGCAGTGGGCTAAAATATTTGGTTCCAGAAAAGTTGTGGTATTTGATATCAGTCATGAGCGTCTGGAGCTTGCAAAACGGCTGGGAGCCGATGAAACCGTCAACACCACTGAAGATGGCCATATGGAAAAGGCCATGGCTATTACTGAGGGGAAAGGCTTTTCCTACGTATTTGAGACGGCCGGACAGATACCCACCATGCACATGGCCTTTGAACTGGCGGCGAATAAAGCTCATGTATGCTTTGTGGGCACTCCCCATGAGGAGCTTGCGTTTACTCCGGCCATGTGGGAAAATATGAACCGGAAGGAATTTCATCTGACCGGTTCCTGGATGTCTTACAGTTCCCCGTTCCCTGGAAAAGAGTGGAGCCTGACTGCACACTACTTTGCGACTGGACAGCTTAAGTTCGATCCGGGTTTTATCTATAAAAAGGTTCCCATGAGCCAGGCACAGGAGGCCTTTCAGATGTTCAAGATACCAGGCCAGGTCAAGGGAAAAGTTCTGCTGGTAAATGAAGAATAG
- the pfkB gene encoding 1-phosphofructokinase, giving the protein MILTVTLNAAIDKRYVVDGFCIGEVNRVKECTYTPGGKGLNVSKPAAISGAQVVATGFIGGHAGSYIEDSLKPFGIKSAFCHLKEESRSCINIWDEKNKIQTEFLEPGFTVTMEDFWRFTGQFEELAKQAEVVAMSGSVPKGLDGTAYQRLIKIGKDLGKKVILDTSGSLLEMGIEARPTMIKPNLDEIRMLTGKSCDSLDEMIRAAGEIHRRGVEIVAVSLGKDGSFVVCDTGVYRATVPKIHAVNTVGCGDSMIAGFALGLSQGLPVEEILRKASAISAAAALREETGYYRLEDMERLLPEIEVCRIGGCNELSIGE; this is encoded by the coding sequence ATGATACTGACGGTGACACTGAATGCAGCTATTGATAAACGCTATGTAGTGGATGGGTTTTGCATAGGAGAGGTAAACCGGGTAAAGGAATGTACTTATACTCCGGGCGGAAAAGGACTGAATGTTTCCAAGCCGGCTGCCATTTCCGGTGCCCAAGTGGTTGCTACCGGTTTTATCGGCGGCCATGCGGGAAGCTATATTGAGGATTCGTTAAAGCCATTTGGGATTAAAAGTGCATTCTGTCATTTAAAGGAGGAAAGCCGTTCCTGCATTAATATCTGGGATGAGAAAAATAAAATCCAGACTGAATTTCTGGAGCCGGGTTTTACAGTTACAATGGAAGATTTCTGGCGTTTTACCGGGCAGTTTGAAGAATTGGCCAAACAGGCAGAGGTGGTGGCTATGTCTGGAAGCGTTCCGAAAGGTCTTGATGGAACTGCATACCAGCGCCTGATAAAGATTGGAAAAGACCTTGGAAAAAAGGTGATACTGGATACCAGCGGATCGCTTCTTGAGATGGGGATAGAGGCCCGGCCAACCATGATTAAGCCCAATTTGGATGAAATCCGGATGCTGACCGGAAAGTCCTGTGACAGTCTGGATGAGATGATCCGGGCGGCCGGTGAGATCCATAGGCGTGGCGTGGAAATTGTGGCAGTTTCTCTTGGAAAAGACGGATCCTTCGTTGTTTGTGATACGGGAGTTTACCGGGCCACAGTGCCAAAGATTCATGCGGTTAATACGGTGGGGTGCGGGGATTCCATGATTGCCGGTTTTGCCCTGGGGCTGAGCCAGGGTCTGCCTGTGGAAGAAATCTTAAGAAAAGCCAGCGCTATTTCAGCAGCCGCAGCATTAAGGGAAGAAACCGGATATTACAGACTTGAGGATATGGAACGGCTTCTGCCGGAGATTGAAGTATGCAGGATCGGAGGATGCAATGAACTATCTATTGGAGAATGA
- a CDS encoding aldose 1-epimerase family protein, with product MNYLLENDDLCVEFTTKGGGLTSIRDKSGREYLWQGDPRYWSGQAPVLFPICGSLREEQAVTEDGKPVHMPRHGIVRKEEFKLEFMYKDKICFSIVENESMLSHFPYQFRLSITYTLKEKQIQVTYGILNRDTANMPFFIGGHPAFNCPLDSGEDYSDYKIVFEQEENCTVPAPVTETGLIDMGKRTLMLEGSDTLRLNHDLFKKDAMIFDQLKSRKIQYIHRQEQKGVQLEFPQFPYLILWSSNNNGPFIAMEPWSGLSTCSDEDDVLEHKRNVLIAEPGLLEELSYTITIL from the coding sequence ATGAACTATCTATTGGAGAATGACGATTTATGCGTGGAATTTACGACTAAGGGCGGAGGATTGACCTCAATCAGGGACAAGAGTGGACGGGAATATTTATGGCAGGGAGACCCCAGGTATTGGAGCGGCCAGGCGCCTGTGCTGTTTCCCATCTGCGGAAGTCTGAGAGAAGAACAGGCAGTGACGGAAGATGGAAAGCCGGTTCACATGCCAAGACATGGCATTGTACGGAAGGAAGAATTTAAACTGGAATTCATGTACAAAGACAAAATTTGTTTCTCCATTGTGGAAAATGAATCTATGCTTTCTCATTTTCCCTATCAGTTTCGTCTGTCCATCACTTATACGCTGAAGGAAAAGCAGATACAGGTAACCTATGGGATTTTGAACAGGGATACTGCGAATATGCCGTTTTTTATAGGAGGTCATCCTGCATTTAATTGTCCCCTGGACAGCGGGGAGGATTATTCCGACTATAAGATTGTTTTTGAACAGGAGGAAAATTGTACGGTTCCTGCTCCTGTGACAGAGACAGGACTGATCGATATGGGAAAACGAACTCTCATGCTGGAAGGCAGTGATACATTACGCTTAAATCATGATCTGTTTAAAAAGGATGCAATGATCTTTGATCAGTTAAAATCCCGGAAAATCCAGTACATCCACAGGCAGGAGCAAAAAGGAGTCCAATTGGAGTTTCCACAGTTTCCATATCTGATTCTGTGGTCCTCAAACAACAACGGACCTTTTATTGCTATGGAGCCATGGTCTGGTCTTTCCACCTGCAGCGATGAGGACGATGTGTTGGAGCATAAGAGAAATGTATTGATTGCAGAGCCAGGGCTTTTAGAAGAGTTAAGTTATACCATAACAATTTTATAA